The Punica granatum isolate Tunisia-2019 chromosome 4, ASM765513v2, whole genome shotgun sequence sequence TTTGCTTGCCCAAAATGCACTGCAAGAAGGAGCCCAAGAGATATACATCTTCGAGATCTTTGGTGTCCCGATTTCTTTTCGGTCATGGCCAGCCTTTTGTTCCCTTATAGGGGTCACATCCCGTGAAGAAAACGGCAGAATTTTCTAACGCGGGCTTGAATTTTCTAACGTGGGCTTGTATTGCCCAAGAAAAGTTTATCCGAATCCCGGAAGTTTATACCACAACGTGTTACGGCATCGATTCTATCTTGGACATGCTTCTAAGATACATAGTACTGCTAGGAATGATATACTTCTGCATACTTTAGGGTTCTCGCACCGTTAGGTGGAGGAAACCCCTTTTAGCATGGGATAATCTCCCCCCGATCCAAGTGCGGGCATCCCTAAAATACGATTCATTCGTGTATCGTATAATTTTCACACTATCTTTTATAttcataattataatttgCACATCTCTATATCTTTTGaacttttattatattattatttcataaaaaGATCTTAATTTCATAAACCACAAATGAAAtacaatttagaaaatattgTGCTcgagatgaatatatataatttaattccGCATATAACGCGGTTCATCTCTAGCATACCCAATAAAACaacttttaattatatatatatatatatatatataaatatatatcataatgaGTTGGATATGTAACCGAGTTACAAGGACATGCCCCGTTCGGTTGGGCCGTCCTAAAAGACAGGGCGGCCGGGGGCGGGGCCCTTGATCAAGGACGGTGGAGGTGCATTATGATTTGTTGGGTTATATCATGATCAATCATTTGCATTTCCTAGAAAATCTAATAGATGTCTGTTGTCGGATATAGAGATAGAGatagagatatatattttgtgtaTATAGAGATAGAGATGACTTGACCATAAAATTAGGTTGTTCCATGCATGTGCCATATTTCCATGTCCAGTCAAGCTCATGTCGTGTCACTTTTGATGAACCCATATTTGGGGTTGGTCTGAAACTGACGTGGATTTGAGCTATGGAGTTCATTGGAAATAAGTCAAAAGTTGCTTGTAGTCCTTTCGAGAATAATTTCAGAAGAGAGGATTGGGTGAGGATAACTAGGTTGTGGTTGAAAGCTCATTGTTGATCGATATCGCATCGCATTATGGGCATTTGCATATGAGAAGTTATTATCTATTTATGTGACGATACATATAAAAGTTAGTCAAGACTCAGAAGTCTCCCCATGGAAACCTCTCCACCACTTAAAACAGACTGTTGGAAGTAAGTACTGCTTTTATAATGAATGAGAATATGATCCGCGCTATACGcagaatgaaaaataattttaacttaGTAATTTTATAAACTGGAGCTAATTGTATtattgtatgaattattttttgtttattccCAATGGCAATTATCATCCTTTTAAGAtattaatgaattattttaatattggACCATGTATGGTGAATTCTACGTATTTAgcgaaaaaaacaaaacaaaaatttaaaattagattggCAAGGAGAGAGAAGAACGTTTGAGAAGGAAGAGAACGGTTATGGGAGAGAGGGAAGAGAATGAGATAATGTTGGGAGGGAGAGAAAGAAAGTGAACTACTTATAATATGAATTTACAATTTCACTCCGAATTTAGTAGTGATAATTATGTACAGTTACTCCAAAGGTAAGTATGGTCTCTAATAAACATTCGTGTTGAAACGGAGCTCGGCCTGTCATATCGGTGCCCACCCTTTAACACACAAGTACGCTCACGctagtacaaaaaaaaagtaagtaaACAAACCACGATAAGACGGATCTCTGCACAGATGGCAGCGGCGGGGGTTTTAGGTTCCACCACTGATCGATATCGGTGGGCATTAGCTCCATCTGGCCCCGAAGGTGGTCTGTGCCGGGCCTCTTTCGACAACCGTAGTGCCGGTTTAGGCAACCTGCAGTTGTCTAGGGCGGTCGATTAGTGCTGGGCCCTGGGAGAGCTTATTGGGCTTTGTCACCCCGAGTAATGGGAACCTGTTCGGGTGGAGTGGCCCATCTTTCCATCTTCTTTCCTGGAGAGGCCCTATTGGGTTGGGCCTACTATTTCCTCCGCCCATTCCATGTTACCTCTAGGCTCTATATAACTCCCCGTAAGGCCCAATTAAAATCTGATGCAGCCCTGATTTTCCAATCATACCAATTTGCCATTGCTAAATTTTACTCCTCAGTTCCATATATTAGGTGTCAAGACTAGACATTTCGCACCTCCAGCAGATTCAGATAGAGGGAGAAATTCTTTAGTGAATCTATCTCGTTATGTGACGTGAGAATCAATCAATTAGAATGCAGCAAACTCGTAAAATGAGGTGTTAATTACATTGGCAGTTGCTATAATTATTGCTAACCgtaaaaatttattgattttttctcaTCACATTACCAGAAGGTAAtatcatttaaaaatttataggacACAGGATATAAAAGATTACAAACAAGAATACGACTCTGAAATATTCACAGTATTTATGGAATTATGTCGAAAATTTTTCATCtaaaatgtctgtatgagatTCGAAAGTCTGTACTTTAGTGAATAATCCATCgaccatttttattttttcggttacaaaggaGGTCGTGAGTCTAGCTCGATCCACCATTCTTTTATTTACATTACAAAGCACAAacgaaattacaaaaataaataatcttaTTAATTTGGATCCTATACTTTCTGGTCAAAGGTCAAAGCAAACTACCATTCAACTAAACCAACCGCTGCCTTGGCCACAACCACATGCTTCCCATCCAGCGGAGAAAGAAACGTCGTTAGGTAAACGAAAGCCGCCGTTTTGGAACACTCCCCTGTCGTTTCGTTCACGCTTCCTCGCTCACCGGAAAATCCCACCTTCCCGGAAATGTCCCCAACGAACATAAAACCCTAACCTCCGACTCAGTGTTCCTCTCACTCTGCGGCAATGGACAACTCGACTCAGGAGTCCCACCACCTCCGATCTGACCACTCCGCCACCTATGAGTCCCCCTACCCGCTCTATGCCATGGCCGTTTCCCCCTCCCGTCACCACGGTCACAACCACCGCATCGCCGTCGGCAGCTTCATCGAGGAGTACACCAACCGGGTCGACGTCGTCTCCTTCGACCCCGACACCCTCACCCTCAAGCCCATCCCCTCCCTCTCCTTCGATCACCCCTACCCTCCCACGAAGCTCATGTTCCACCCCAAGTCCGACCTCCTCGCCTCCTCCGGCGACTTTCTCCGCCTCTGGGAGGTCCGCGATTCCTCCGTGGAGCCCGTCTCGGTTCTCAACAACAGCAAAACCAGCGAGTTCTGCGCCCCTTTGACCTCCTTCGATTGGAACGAGATCGAGCCCAAGAGGATCGGCACTTGTAGCATTGACACCACCTGCACGGTTTGGGACATTGAGAAGAGTTGCGTCGAGACCCAATTGATAGCTCATGATAAGGAAGTGTACGACATTGCGTGGGGGGAAGCTCGGGTTTTCGCATCGGTCTCTGCTGATGGGTCGGTGAGAATTTTCGATTTGCGGGACAAGGAACACTCTACGATTATATACGAGAGCCCACAGCCCGATACCCCTTTGTTGAGATTGGCCTGGAACAAGCAAGATTTGAGATACATGGCCACCATTTTGATGGATAGTAATAAAGTTGTGATCTTGGACATACGATCCCCTGCAATGCCGGTGGCAGAGCTCGAGAGGCACCGGGCAAGTGTCAATGCGATAGCATGGGCTCCCCAGAGCAGTAGGCATATCTGCTCTGCTGGGGATGATACGCAGGCCCTGATTTGGGAGCTTCCCACTGTTGCCGGACCCAATGGGATAGACCCAATGTCGATGTACTCTGCTGGTTCGGAGATTAACCAACTTCAATGGTCTGCTGCTCAGCCTGACTGGATTGCTGTCTCATTCTCAAACAAAATGCAGTTATTGAAAGTTTGAGGTGTGAAGACTGTTCGTCATATATTTTGATTCATATTAGAGTTTGGTATGTCTTAAAATGAATAGGCTTGCCTGATGTCCAAATTGTGCATCTGCTGTTGTGCTCGCTGCTTGAACTTCGCTATATTTAGGTCCATGAATGCTTGTATTCTCATTAGTTCTATATGTATTCACAGTGTGTTCTGTtaacaaaatgaaatcttgTCGTCACTTATAAGTAGGCCTTCCTGTTTGCAGACTAATGACTCTTGCCGAAAAAGTGTGGCTTGGCATATCTCTTGTTAATATTTCATGCCTggataagaaaaaaaacaaataattagATCAGTTTCTGGTCTAAGAGAGCATGAAGAAAGTTTTCCAGCCTTTGCTGGAGAAATTCGATGGCTCTGAATGACTGGAGAACTATGTACATAGTTGCAGCAAGTGAGAGTCAGATCATAGTTATATAGTAAGTTACTTTCCAAAGAAAAAACTCATGGACGGGTATGTTGCCCTTATGGGAAACACATGTTTGAAACAGAGCGATGGGGATGATTTTTCTTGCTTGCAATTTGGAAATTGCCTATCTGAAATATGCGTTTGTGAAACATCAGAGCGGCAATGGTACTGTTTCTCACTCTAGTAAATTAGGCTGCAATAATCGCATTTGAATTATTCTTCATTTGCATTCTCTGAAATAGGACGAGTGTGTTATTGTGATGGGTCTGGCATCCCAAGCTAAGTCCTTGGTTCCTGAAGCAATGACTTCTGTAATGGCCCATTCATTTCTTCATTCTTAAAGATACAGGTCTTTTCAAGTCTCTTTCATACAGCTGCTAGTGTCGGATCGGAGTGAAATAATAAGGATTAGCTACTATTTACATTTACTGGCTCCATATAATTGTCTGCAACTTTCTGATGTCGAGGCCCTTCCCTTTACTCTTCATAGAaagatttctcaaatttttgcTCTACTTTGTTGCAGATTCCTGGCCATTATTGAAAGGAGGTGGGCGAAATATTGGGTGCTATCTATGCTTCTGTTGAGACTTTTGAAGTTTTCTTCGACAATGAATTGATGACATAGATGGACCTTGCAACCTTCCCTGCTGGCAAATGGTCCCAATGTATAATGCTGTAAATGGCCTTGTTGTTGTGTCAGTGGGTCGCCGTTAACTATCCCCTATGTATTATTTGTACCTTCGAACTTCTAACAAATTGTGGTTTTATCAGTATCAACCAGATCTTACTATTATCCGGGGTCTAGATCACTGTGGATGTGGTGTGTATGTAGATGTTCTTCTGTTTCTTCCCAAGTGAAATTTTGCGGCCTATTTAATGTTGTGCCAACCTTAACTCTTCTGCTGGGAGCATTTGCTCATGCAGCAAAAGTAGGTCGAGAGAGAGACGAGACACAGAtttatgtttaattttattcaagACTAGGAGTGCCCTCTTTGGGCTCTTCCCTTGCATGACCAATCAAGCGGCAATCACTTTCCATATACAACAGTCGGTGTATTGGCTGAGACTGATATTCACTCGGGTGTCGGTATTCTGTAGCCACGTCCGTGAGGGGAGGCGTGGGATGGGAGATTACTAGTCAGAGACTTTTGAGAGGGTATGATATGATCCTACCGGAATCGTTGACCTATTCTTTTGACTCTGCATGTGTGTACAAACAAGTGGATACAATTGTTCATAAGTACATCGTGAATAAATGTAGCTACCGAAAATTCGTATATAAATGCACATCTGTATGTATTGGTCACCATAATGCTCTGCTCCCTAGTTAAGGAAGAGCAAATATAAATTCGACCTCTCTCTTCTGCTTCACATCCTTATGTCCTTCTCCTTTCCCGTTTAAATGGGCTTTGCTTGCGGAGGTGCCGCCCTTAGGATATCATTCGCGACACTGCAGCTCCTCGGATTCTCCCTTTTGAAAACCATCTTCCAAATCATAGTCTCTCATCTTGCAATGCCCGACAAGTCGCTGCAGCCTGAAAGAGACGATCATGATCCCCAAGATCGCCCTCCTGCCTCGCTCGCCCCCCTTCCTCCCCGCCTGATCACCGAATCCATCAAGAAGAGACTTCCCTTGACAAGGATCTCCAAGTGCAGGTTGAGCAAAATTTTGACAACGGCCCCACTCTGCGTCGTGTGTATGGATGGCGTGGCTCCAGAGCAAGAGATCCGGCAGCTTTCGAACTGCAGGCACGTTTTCCATGCAGAGTGCTTGGACGCTTGGATCGAGCAGGGTCACGTAACATGTCCCCTGTGCAGGTCTAAGCTTCTGCCTGACAATGGAGATGAAGGAGGAGGCAAAGCCGAGGACCCAAGTCATAGAGGAGATCCGTGGAGGACGGAGAGGATGATTTACTTGTTTGGTGGAGACTCTGAGAGGGGCACTCAAAATTTGTTCTTCTAGGTGCAAATCTATCGAGTGACTACATACTAATACATCGGTAATTAATCGCATATTATTACTCGCCTTGATATGTCTTATCCGTCGTATGCTTGTGACAATATGTGTATTGCCCCATATTGTTACCTTCGGTCCCATCAGTGTGGAAAATATAGAGGATAGGATTTCTAGAAGGTTGTTACCGTACTGATGCTGGCAGTATATGAGTGATAACATGTTTTCCAATATAGCTCGCGAGAGGAAAGAAGCAAAGAAATGATAAAACTtctaagaaaaagaaaaaaagcaaaaaaaaaaaaaaccaaatggAAATGCGAGAACAGAATGCATAAGCCATATGAAAGGAGatctaattttatttgaagaaCAAAAACGATTTTACAGTTCATTGGATTAAAATGAATTTCCATCAAACTTGCGCACagcaaattttcaaaaaccacAGACATGTAGGTGAAAAATTACACCATATTTGTTTCGCTGTAATAGAATGAGACGTGAATGGAATGAATACGTAATATGAATGAACTAATAAGTAATAGAATTATGATTACATATGAGCTTCTTTGATTGTTTGGTTGGAGCAATAGAGGAGATAGGAATTGCAATTCTTAAATTGAGATTTCTTTTTCGACTAGGATAGTCTTTAAAGCTTTCTGGCATGGATAACTATTAAAGCAGAAAGTGAAGATGCTTATGCCCACCAATAATATATGATTAGATATTCTGTGGTTAGAAGCATGGGGTAGTGGtaacattattttatttgttggaAGAAAGACTTTTTAACACTTCATCTGCGATGCTCAACAAGTTTCTGAACTTATTCTATGGTCAAGCAAAATAGCAAGTTATCTATTCAGAACTTTAAACTTGAAGATTTTTAAGATAGATTATTTTTGATGATACCACTTTATATACTTTTATGCTCGggcagcatatatatatatatatatatattttttgtgagCACGTAAAGGGAGTAGGTTAGTGATGCAAAAGAGCAAATATATGCCTTATCCTTATGCTTGAAATGATTCATAAATAAGATCAAATTCTCCGTGTATAAAGTTATGATTAACTTTTATTTGCTCAGCCCACTTATGACAACATGTAGCTATATTAACCATGACTGTGCATATAAGCTTAACCGTAAGCATATGTGTAAACTTTACGATTGTCGATATATGGACCGCCTCCGATTGGATGACCAAGTCGAACGATTGAATTAGATATATTAGTCATTATTACAAGGAGTGCCTAGAGGTGCAGCACAAATGCATGTACGATGTTCATTACTCTTCGTTGAATAAAACATCCCCTCCCTTTTCCTTCATCTCCGAGGGTGGCAACTTTTTCCTGCCGTCCATTACTACCAACCAAAAGAGAGCGAAGACttcattgaaaatattttggtTGAAACATCACATGAACTACCTCAAAAAATTCAAACAGCTGTCTCTATTGCATGACGTCGCAAAAGTTGATATGTGTCAATATTGTGTACTGCCCATATTGTTACCTTTGGTCCCATCAATGCGGAAAATATAAAGGATAGGATTTCTAGAAGGTTGTCACCGTACTGATACTGGCAGTATATGAGTGATAACATGTTTTCTGATGTAgctcgtgtatatatatataacatcaaTCTATGTTTGTCATTTTGTGATATACACCAATTGATATTTGAAAGCTTAATAGACTCTAACTAAACCAAA is a genomic window containing:
- the LOC116204449 gene encoding uncharacterized protein LOC116204449; its protein translation is MGFACGGAALRISFATLQLLGFSLLKTIFQIIVSHLAMPDKSLQPERDDHDPQDRPPASLAPLPPRLITESIKKRLPLTRISKCRLSKILTTAPLCVVCMDGVAPEQEIRQLSNCRSKLLPDNGDEGGGKAEDPSHRGDPWRTERMIYLFGGDSERGTQNLFF
- the LOC116204448 gene encoding protein TRANSPARENT TESTA GLABRA 1 → MDNSTQESHHLRSDHSATYESPYPLYAMAVSPSRHHGHNHRIAVGSFIEEYTNRVDVVSFDPDTLTLKPIPSLSFDHPYPPTKLMFHPKSDLLASSGDFLRLWEVRDSSVEPVSVLNNSKTSEFCAPLTSFDWNEIEPKRIGTCSIDTTCTVWDIEKSCVETQLIAHDKEVYDIAWGEARVFASVSADGSVRIFDLRDKEHSTIIYESPQPDTPLLRLAWNKQDLRYMATILMDSNKVVILDIRSPAMPVAELERHRASVNAIAWAPQSSRHICSAGDDTQALIWELPTVAGPNGIDPMSMYSAGSEINQLQWSAAQPDWIAVSFSNKMQLLKV